TAGAAACAATAGGGTAGAATCAATACAATGGACACGCTGAAGATCAAATACTTCAATATTGATCGTTTAAACACCGCTTCCACGTGTTTGACAGGCACACTTAAACTGAAAGAGGCCAGGCAGCAATATGCTGGAATGATTTGACTTCACAAAGCCAGACTGGGATTATTCATATTGCTTTTCTGGTAAACTCCAAGATACAGCATTACCTGCCAAGAGAACACAGATTAACATAACACGAAGGATGTCATATTATAAATATCGCTCAACGTCCTTTTACCCCAGGAATTTGTACTTTCCAGAAACGTTATGTCCAGtgaaacaaacagcaaaacaaacaaataccgcAGCCCTATTTTCCTGTAGAACGGCCTGTCAGCGCAGAAACCTGAAGTTAATGCATCCAGCTGCACATTATGTTATCATGTAGAGTACAGTCGGCGCCGCCTTATTGGGGCGTATTGGGAGTtttaaaaatatcctgaataagcggctgtcccaatttgagacgaccttagtcacatttttttgtttctaaatgaaaaatgaaaaataattaaatcacatcttatcacaaggcgaaaCACCTGCGATGCTGACACGCCAGTTTTCTTTGTAACatcagcctgagaaaccacagcagACTCCAGCAGCTCctaagagttcaacgtggtttacgcaatttacgcaaatcacagtgtaatcacgtactcacaTACTAACTGCACTACGCTACGCGAAcgtgtcccaattaaacgacatacatagcattgggaagaaccgtcttccagagttgtatcccatccCGATTATGAGTATCTCGATTAGGGTGCTCCGACTGTATCTGTATGTAAAAGAGAAGTTTAAATTGTACACACAGATTTAGCTTTATGCACGCAGCAGTTAACATGTATTTTTCATAAtcttagttatatatatatattctttagtGAAAGATAAATAAAACTCTTCATTTTACAATATAATGGAAAGGTGCATTCCATGACTCCAAATTGTGCCTACGTTGTTTGCCAGCACAGTAGCctatagttttgtaacattaacagttttgaTCATTTTCCTGTGTGCACATTGAATATTGTTGTAACTGTAATAATAACCTGAAATCTCAGCCCAATGAATTCACTGGAGAAACGAACCGCTCCCTTACGCGGCTTCAAAGACAAACGTCTTCCTTTCAATACAGAGGTAAGTATCATGCCAATGGCAGCGTTACCACCTCATCAGCCGCTTGCCTTCTATTGCATACCGATCCTGAACGCTAACTCTGtcgctgtactgtgtgtgcaggACGCGTGGCGCTTGCCTGGACACTACCTGGTGGTGCTGAAAGAGAACACGCACAAGTCACACGTGACGCGGACTATCCGGAGGCTCCAAGCCAAGGCGGCCAAGCACGCGTACCTGACGCAGATCGTGCAAGAGTTCTACCACGTCTTCCAAGGCTTTGTTGTCAAGATGAGCAGTGACGTACTGCACCTGGTAATTTATTAACTCATTCGTTAATCGATTAAAATAGCTGTTAACTCATTTGCCATTATTTAGATAGGTATAATATGCTTCTGTATTCAAGAATATATATCTCATACACAATTTACAGAATCAATGTATAGTCTATTCATATTAAAATAGTGACATATCATGTTCTATTCTATTATATATGTTGTTGGTGGTTTGGGGTCCTATATCCTGTTTAAAATTACAAGTATTtcagtatttaatattttttatcatCTCTCCATGTCCTATAGGCTTTAAAGTTGCCTCATGTTGATTACATCGAAGAGGATTCTGTTGTGTTTGCCCAGAGTATACCCTGGAACCTGGACAGGATAGTCCAAATGCATGAAGCTGCTGGGAAGTACACTCCCCCAAGTGAGTCACTCCCTTACCTTTATAATTAatctaataatacattatttgacCTGCAGCTTTGAGTAACTCCTGTAGGCCAATGGGTTACAACTCTGTCCCCTCAGATCCATTCCAGGCTGCGATTCTAAACTAGTTAACGGATCAGGCTCAATTCACTAATTTAGGAGCTGCTGGAATAAATACCCGGACTGGAATGGCTGTGCATCACTGCCCTAAGCTATAATAGTTTACGATGGTAAACTTGcctgcatttatatatatatatatatatatatatatatatatatacagttttaccATGCATTTCCCTGCTGTCCTGCCCTTTACATTCAGTGTCTCTTTACAATGTTCTCTCGTGCTGTCAGCACGGCACACAGGCATTTCACACAGGTGATCAGAGCCGTTTCTCCTTCCTAGATGACGGGGATCAGGTGGAGGTGTATCTGCTGGACACCAGCATCCAGAGCAACCACCGTGAGATCGAGGGCCGGATAGTGGTGACCAACTTTGACAGCGTCCCCGAGGAGGATGGAGCCCGCTTCCACAGacaggtgagagacacacacctgCTCTACCTGCTCTGGGCTTAAACCTCCTTTCAGTTTACCTGTATCACTGCTGGCGTTTATAAACAATAAGTGAACAAACTTACCTGATAAAGTAACCTCCTGCCCTTCCCTTATAccagtataataaagcatagtgaaagcatggtgaagcacagagaagtattGTAAAGAATACTGAGGTATGGgtaaaaccagggtaaactatggtaaatgcataggataACCGTGGAAAAAGCCTAGTGAAACtgaaaaaatctttattttataagggtTTCTGCTTCCCTTTTTCCAGGCCAGTAAATGCGACAGCCATGGCACCCACATGGCAGGCGTGGTGAGCGGGCGTGACTCCGGTGTGGCGAAGGGGGCCAGTGTGCGCAGCGTCAGGGTGCTGAACTGCCAGGGCAAGGGCACCGTGAGTGGAGCGCTGGCAGGTAAAGAGACACGTGGCACTGTTAACAGCAGTGTGGTAAAACCAGAATAAAACCAAGCACTGTAGAGCCTGTGAAGGTATGGTGAAGTACGATAAAAAAACAGAGGTAAACTTGTGTTAATGCATAGTTATTAGCATGGGGAAAAAACTGTTAAATTATCATGCACGTTATTCATGGTAAAGTGGTACCGGACAAACCAACAACCTGCATTATAGGCTTCAGCTGAAACTGAACTCTTAACGGTTCAGCTAGGCTACTTTAAACACTGAAAATAGGCATTACTGCTGAGGGAAGCCAGGAGTGTCCTAGCACCAGAAAATAACAATGTCCCGACCCCTTTGCCTTGCAGCCCTGGAGTTTATCCGAGGCACCCTGATCGCTCAGCCCTACAGCCCCATGATCGTGCTGCTGCCCTTCACAGGGGGGTACAGCCGCACCCTCAACTCTGTCTGCAGGCTGCTGGTCCGGACCGGGGTGGTGCTCATCGCAGCCGCGGGGAACTACCGGGACGATGCCTGTCTGTACTCTCCAGCCTCCGAACCAGAGGTAGAGTGCACCTCACTCAACACTCCCACTAATAACTGATGATTACAGAGACAGAAACTTGGCATAAGATAGTTTTGCTGCTCAGTCAGCGTAAGTGAAAGATGTTTACGCAGATGGCCTTTTTCAGGTCATCACGGTTGGGGCGACGAACTACCAGGACCAGCCGATGAGCGTAGGAACCTCAGGGACCAACTTTGGCCGCTGTGTGGATATCTTCGCCCCCGGAGACGACATCGTCAGTGCGTCCAGCGACTGCACCACCTGCTTCACCTCCAAGAGCGGGACGTCACAAGCTGCCGCCCACGTGGCAGGTgagcaaaaaaaaccccaaaaacctcATTTGATTGGACATTAGTGCACTGTACTGCACACATGACGTATTGTTTTACTGCACTGCACGCATGACATATTATTTGATTGCACTGCACGCATGACGTATTGTATTACTGCACTGCATGCATGACGTATTGTTTTACTGCACTGCACACAAGGCGTATTGTtttactgcactgcacacatgACATATTTGATTGCACTGCACGCATGATGTATTGTattactgcactgcacacatgACGTATTGTTTTACTGCACTGCATGCCTTACGTATTGTTCTCCTCTGTTTTAAAGGGATAGTGGCTGTGATCCTCAACGCCAATCCGAACCTCACAGCCTCTGAGGTGCTGCAGAAGCTGCTCCACCACTCCTCCAAGCACGTGATCAATGAAGCGTGGTTCCCAGAGGAGCAGAGGCTTCCCACACCTAACATGGTGGCACGACTGCCCACGAAGGTCACATCAGGTGAAGATATATATCGATTAACTATATGACCGACTGCCCTCAACCCTCCCCTGCGTTATGAAGACCACAATAAATAATTATCTTGGGATCTCCACACTAGTTAAAATTGAGCtcatagggggctcccgagtggcgcatccagtaaaagcacttgcgtagagtgccggatgcgccctatagtctggatgtcgcgagttcgagtccaggctattcctttgctgactgaggacgggagctcccagggggcagcactcaattgaccgagcgtcgcccggggggagggaggattaggtcagccagggtgtcctcggctcaccgcgcaccagcgacccctgtagtctggccgggcgcctgcgggcttgcctgtaagctgcccgagagctgcgttgtcctccgacgctgtagctcttgggtggctgcatggtgagtccgcagtgtgaaaatgcggtcggctgacggcacacgcttcggaggacagtgtgtgttcgtcttcgccctcccgcgtcagcgcaggggtggtagcggtgagctcataataataaaataattggccattccaaattgggagaaaataataaaaataattggcaacgactaaataaaaaaataaaaaaataaaaaaattgagcTCACTAGGTAATTAACACTAATGCCCATTGGCTGTCCATCACATATGATACCATACTTTGCTACCCTCCTCTGTAGCATATTGTGTTTAAAATCCAGCCTCAAAAGGTACCATTTTATAAATCTGTTGCCGGCCAGATTACAATGAATGAAATAGCTTTAATCCACCAAaccaaactaaactaaactagttGTCCTAACTATTGAATGGAACAAATATTATCCAGAGGTGATTCTTCAGAGGATTCTTTTGGCAAACATCCTTTCTGATCAGTTTAAATCCTTGTCTCAGCCTTCTATTGACTGTTCGGAAGGTCCTCTCCCTGC
The sequence above is drawn from the Acipenser ruthenus chromosome 12, fAciRut3.2 maternal haplotype, whole genome shotgun sequence genome and encodes:
- the LOC117416815 gene encoding proprotein convertase subtilisin/kexin type 9, with protein sequence MGQLVKLVCCGQFVLLCFLAHSVGLEVDSEDDEMVLSLILEDASQPDATQHESATFYRTNKDAWRLPGHYLVVLKENTHKSHVTRTIRRLQAKAAKHAYLTQIVQEFYHVFQGFVVKMSSDVLHLALKLPHVDYIEEDSVVFAQSIPWNLDRIVQMHEAAGKYTPPNDGDQVEVYLLDTSIQSNHREIEGRIVVTNFDSVPEEDGARFHRQASKCDSHGTHMAGVVSGRDSGVAKGASVRSVRVLNCQGKGTVSGALAALEFIRGTLIAQPYSPMIVLLPFTGGYSRTLNSVCRLLVRTGVVLIAAAGNYRDDACLYSPASEPEVITVGATNYQDQPMSVGTSGTNFGRCVDIFAPGDDIVSASSDCTTCFTSKSGTSQAAAHVAGIVAVILNANPNLTASEVLQKLLHHSSKHVINEAWFPEEQRLPTPNMVARLPTKVTSEEQLLCRSVWSERSGFSRTATAAAHCREGEEMFSCSSYSRNGKRKGEHIQELAGRKECVASNAFGGQGVHAIARCCTWQKAECQVHVSGDGNDDTAAADSCAKEDHVLTGCSSHSSSGEFSDSVRPQPGQADRRWACSQREGVASHTSCCHAPSIECKVKENGPTGFAEKVTESCEEGWTLTGCNAFSRGSVTHGAYAVQNSCVVTSSGGGKGAAAIAICCRNSQSELSSSGTNHK